A genomic segment from Nicotiana sylvestris chromosome 1, ASM39365v2, whole genome shotgun sequence encodes:
- the LOC138876979 gene encoding uncharacterized protein yields MEKFRPYLMGSKVIVHTDHAELRYLMMNKYSKARLMRWVLLLQEFDLEIMDRKGCENQVVDHLSHWEEEGRPRDGLEINDSFPDEQLLSVSVNSMPWFANIANFLITGIVPVGGISKKDEMPLTTILEVDIFDVWGIDFMGPFVSCCGNTYIPVAVDYVSKWVEAVALPNNEARRVVAFLKKSIFTRFGTPRAIISDEGSYFCNKAFDTLLVKYGVNHKVSTPYYPQASGKVEVSNQEIKTILSKTVNANRTDWSKKLDDALWAYRNAYNTPIVFALTSSPDILRDNG; encoded by the exons atggagaagtttaggccttatctcatgggttcCAAGGTTAtagttcataccgaccatgccgaaCTCCGCTACTTGATGATGAATAAGTATTCCAAagctcggttgatgagatgggtcttattgcttcaagagtttgatttggagattatgGACCGGAAAGGGTGTGAGaaccaagtggtggaccacttgtcccactgggaggaggaggggaggcctcgtgatggcctcgagattaatgattcatttcctgatgagcaactcctctCTGTGTCTGTGAATAGTATGCCTTGGTTTGCGAATATTGCCAATTTCCTTATAACCGGTATTGTTCC agtgggtggaatttcaaagaaggatgagatgcctctcaccactattctcgaggttgacatatttgatgtgtggggcattgatttcatgggtccgtTTGTAAGCTGTTGTGGCAACACGTATATCCCTGTGGCCGTtgattatgtttcaaagtgggttgaggccgtggctttacccaacaacgagGCTCGAAGAGTTGTggcctttctcaagaagagtatctttactcggtttggcactcctagagcaatcATTAGTGATGAAGGGTCTTATTTttgcaataaggcatttgacactttgcttgtaaagtatggtgtcaatcacaaggtttctacCCCTTACTATCCTCAAGCTAGTGGgaaagttgaagtctccaaccagGAGATCAAGactatattgtcaaagacggttaatgcaaataggaccgattggtcaaagaaactggatgatgctctttgggcttataggaATGCTTACAatactccgattg TCTTTGCACTAACAAGTTCACCTGATATACTTCGAGACAATGGTTAA